In one window of Gemmatimonadaceae bacterium DNA:
- the malQ gene encoding 4-alpha-glucanotransferase, translating to MKFSRAAGVLLHPTSLPGPNGIGDLGPDAIRFVDFLANAGFTIWQMLPLGPTGYGDSPYQCFSAFAGNPLLIHVPGATSSLPEHTVDFAGVIAHKRQLLAKAFVRFVPDDRYQQFVVQQRAWLDDYALFMALKQAHDGVSWTGWNPPLASREPAALQTFRDTHQQEIEQVRMEQYVFFMQFQALKRACAARGIRLMGDLPIYVAHDSADVWAHRELFQLDSAGKMLVQAGVPPDYFSETGQLWGNPLYEWDALRADGFRWWIDRMRAALGMFDSIRLDHFRGFEAYWEVAGDAVTAVDGRWVQGPGVELFDALTAALGPMPITAEDLGLITPEVEALRETLGYPGMSILQFAFGGDGQNNTFLPHTYPRERVVYTGTHDNDTTVGWWNSDAGNGSTRTAEDIEREKSFARRYLDTDGHEIHWTLMRAALASVADTVLIPMQDILGLGSEARMNLPGRQAGNWQFRFTWDQLTPDITTRLRDLTRLYDR from the coding sequence ATGAAGTTCTCTCGCGCCGCAGGTGTCCTCCTCCACCCCACTTCGCTCCCCGGTCCCAATGGGATCGGTGACCTGGGGCCCGACGCTATTCGCTTTGTCGATTTCCTCGCCAACGCAGGCTTCACCATCTGGCAGATGTTGCCGTTGGGACCCACCGGCTACGGCGACTCGCCCTATCAATGCTTCTCCGCCTTTGCCGGCAACCCCCTGCTGATTCACGTGCCAGGGGCCACCAGTTCGCTGCCGGAACATACCGTCGATTTCGCCGGCGTCATTGCCCACAAGCGACAGTTGCTGGCCAAGGCATTCGTGCGCTTCGTGCCGGACGACCGCTACCAGCAGTTTGTCGTGCAGCAACGCGCCTGGCTCGATGACTACGCCCTGTTCATGGCGCTCAAGCAGGCGCACGATGGCGTGTCGTGGACCGGCTGGAATCCCCCATTGGCGTCGCGCGAACCCGCCGCACTGCAGACATTTCGCGACACGCACCAACAGGAAATCGAGCAGGTCCGCATGGAGCAGTATGTCTTCTTCATGCAATTCCAGGCACTCAAACGCGCCTGCGCCGCGCGCGGCATTCGTCTCATGGGAGATCTCCCCATCTATGTCGCACACGATTCCGCCGACGTGTGGGCGCATCGGGAGCTCTTCCAGCTTGATAGCGCCGGCAAAATGCTGGTGCAGGCGGGCGTGCCGCCTGACTACTTCAGCGAAACCGGACAACTGTGGGGCAACCCATTGTACGAATGGGACGCTCTCCGCGCTGATGGATTTCGCTGGTGGATTGACCGAATGCGCGCCGCGCTGGGGATGTTCGACAGCATTCGTCTCGATCACTTCCGCGGCTTCGAAGCCTACTGGGAAGTGGCCGGCGACGCCGTCACCGCCGTCGATGGGCGCTGGGTGCAGGGCCCGGGCGTCGAACTCTTCGATGCCCTCACCGCCGCCCTCGGCCCAATGCCCATCACCGCCGAGGATCTCGGCCTCATTACGCCTGAAGTGGAAGCCCTGCGCGAGACTCTCGGCTACCCCGGTATGAGCATTCTGCAGTTCGCGTTCGGGGGCGACGGCCAGAACAACACCTTCCTGCCACACACCTATCCGCGCGAGCGTGTGGTGTACACCGGGACACACGACAACGACACCACCGTGGGCTGGTGGAATTCCGACGCCGGCAACGGTTCCACCCGGACCGCCGAGGATATCGAGCGCGAGAAGTCATTCGCACGACGCTATCTCGATACCGACGGCCACGAGATTCATTGGACGCTGATGCGAGCAGCCCTCGCGTCAGTCGCCGACACCGTGCTCATTCCCATGCAGGACATTTTGGGACTTGGCAGCGAGGCGCGCATGAACCTGCCGGGGCGGCAAGCCGGCAACTGGCAGTTTCGATTCACCTGGGATCAACTCACTCCCGACATCACGACGCGTTTGCGCGATCTGACGAGATTGTACGACCGATGA
- a CDS encoding TIGR04076 family protein, with product MSDDAFSLYDLRVDVIATERPMICNHKAGDWFALVGENLHFPPGQSFPLYPLAALLPLLPAKQRPTHPNDWMTTDTDIACPDPHCGARFRITRTGMSTFRHADVTAVPLPSTGDATR from the coding sequence ATGTCAGACGACGCCTTTTCCCTCTACGACCTGCGCGTGGACGTCATCGCGACCGAGCGTCCGATGATCTGCAACCACAAGGCCGGCGACTGGTTCGCGCTGGTTGGCGAGAATCTGCACTTCCCGCCAGGTCAGTCGTTTCCGCTGTATCCGCTGGCCGCGCTGTTGCCACTGCTGCCGGCCAAACAGCGACCCACGCACCCCAATGACTGGATGACCACCGACACCGACATCGCCTGCCCCGATCCGCATTGCGGCGCCCGTTTTCGCATCACGCGCACCGGAATGAGCACTTTTCGGCACGCCGACGTCACCGCCGTACCGCTGCCATCCACCGGCGACGCGACCCGGTGA
- a CDS encoding sulfatase-like hydrolase/transferase yields MDNPRDEVDMRVIMSCLRLFLRVAGVLIGTAFVGKVLFVLFVARPVAPVAKFTALLWGLRFDTAIGSAFALVLYLVAVGALAIRVRMPITLRVLGVVAVWVIALLHVGDTIYFTESGRHLGYEILDFGHDTGALVGTGLGRYPGITAASVLLACVASFAMLRLVPDVGDATARREPYHGLQLAAGSLLVFVLGLVGARGGVQSIPLGPFMSQEIGDPRRAAIALNGAYNTTYYVLARQRQRDPRASWMNPEEASALTTRLFPAPVSELPTTGADRPLNLVVILLESWAGEYLKSYGSMRDVAPHFDSLRAQSLSTTVMLAGGHRTSEGMFSTFCSYPNPLGSTIAETPLQEYDYACLPRFLRDRGYATEFLQGTRVNTSGIGAFSISLGFEQTFGREAIATRHLPENGWGVHDPDLYGFALERMRAASKPFFVAINTNSTHDVVLPPGVGPWFNDGSRVSAHLDVMHYADQALATFLAACAREPWARSTVFVLVADHGHGSDGSVMDGFVVPFAIYAPGLVAPRLVPRIATQRDIAPTVLEILGLPRHAWPMAGKSLLHDDEAPYFADYYRDGILGWIMDNRLVEIPVVNPSQYKSFSIGADRRLLARAQDSLGARLVRDALAFTQFTQHLLSTGHTGQLPVSTP; encoded by the coding sequence ATGGACAACCCGCGTGACGAGGTGGACATGCGGGTGATCATGTCGTGTCTGCGCCTTTTCCTCCGCGTGGCGGGTGTGCTGATTGGCACGGCCTTCGTGGGCAAGGTGCTGTTCGTGCTGTTTGTGGCGCGGCCGGTGGCGCCGGTGGCCAAGTTCACGGCGCTGCTCTGGGGGCTGCGGTTCGATACGGCCATCGGCTCCGCATTCGCGCTGGTGCTCTATCTGGTCGCGGTCGGCGCGCTGGCCATACGCGTGCGGATGCCGATCACGTTACGCGTGTTGGGCGTCGTGGCGGTGTGGGTGATCGCGCTGCTGCACGTCGGCGATACCATCTACTTCACCGAGAGCGGGCGTCATCTGGGATACGAGATCCTGGACTTTGGCCACGATACGGGCGCGTTAGTTGGCACCGGATTGGGGCGATATCCAGGCATCACTGCGGCGAGCGTTCTGTTGGCATGCGTGGCGTCGTTTGCCATGCTGCGACTGGTCCCTGACGTCGGCGATGCCACTGCGCGTCGCGAACCGTACCACGGTCTGCAGCTTGCTGCCGGTTCCCTGCTGGTGTTCGTACTTGGTTTGGTCGGTGCGCGCGGCGGCGTCCAGTCCATTCCGCTTGGACCTTTCATGTCGCAGGAAATCGGTGATCCGCGCCGCGCCGCGATCGCTCTGAACGGCGCCTACAACACCACGTACTACGTGCTGGCTCGGCAGCGGCAGCGCGATCCCCGCGCGTCGTGGATGAATCCGGAGGAGGCCTCCGCGCTCACCACGCGCCTTTTCCCGGCACCGGTGAGCGAGCTGCCGACGACCGGCGCAGATCGACCGTTGAATCTGGTCGTCATTCTGCTCGAAAGCTGGGCGGGTGAGTACCTCAAGAGTTACGGCTCGATGCGCGATGTGGCACCGCACTTCGATTCACTCCGCGCGCAGTCCTTGTCGACCACGGTGATGCTGGCCGGAGGTCACCGCACCTCCGAGGGCATGTTCAGCACGTTCTGTTCCTATCCCAATCCCCTCGGGAGTACCATCGCCGAGACGCCGCTGCAGGAGTACGACTACGCGTGCCTCCCTCGGTTCCTTCGCGACCGCGGGTACGCAACCGAATTTCTCCAGGGGACTCGCGTCAACACCAGCGGCATCGGCGCCTTCTCGATTTCACTGGGGTTTGAGCAGACCTTCGGGCGCGAGGCCATCGCCACCAGACATCTTCCGGAGAATGGGTGGGGTGTCCATGACCCCGACCTGTACGGCTTCGCGCTGGAACGCATGCGCGCGGCATCGAAGCCGTTTTTTGTCGCGATCAACACCAATAGCACACACGATGTCGTCCTCCCTCCGGGAGTTGGCCCGTGGTTCAACGACGGGTCGCGGGTGTCCGCGCATCTGGATGTCATGCACTATGCCGATCAGGCGCTGGCGACGTTTCTCGCGGCCTGCGCCAGAGAGCCATGGGCGCGTTCGACGGTGTTTGTGCTTGTCGCCGATCATGGGCACGGCAGTGATGGTTCGGTGATGGACGGATTTGTTGTTCCGTTTGCGATCTATGCCCCAGGGCTTGTCGCGCCACGGCTTGTGCCGCGCATCGCGACGCAACGGGACATCGCGCCAACCGTGCTGGAAATCCTCGGGCTTCCGCGTCACGCATGGCCCATGGCCGGCAAGTCGCTGCTGCACGACGACGAAGCGCCGTACTTCGCAGACTACTATCGGGACGGCATCCTGGGTTGGATCATGGACAACCGACTGGTGGAGATTCCGGTGGTCAATCCGTCGCAATACAAGAGCTTCTCCATTGGGGCAGATCGTCGTCTGCTGGCGCGCGCGCAGGATTCGCTGGGTGCGCGACTCGTGCGTGACGCGCTGGCGTTCACCCAGTTCACCCAACACTTATTGTCGACGGGACACACCGGTCAGCTTCCGGTGAGTACACCATAG
- a CDS encoding DUF1028 domain-containing protein, whose protein sequence is MTHLSLLRALRRAATLLALLVAFPSAAHATWSVIAIDMATGRVVIASATCVNNNDAFLMGIQAVVVPGKGVAACQAGVDGTHANQMLVYAELQKGTDPARIIEMLSADPAFQTRQFGILDLQGRSAGHSGLTNGYVSQDIQGRVPGTQIYYSIQGNILRPGEVIPNAVRAFLYTKGALTDRVMAALETADAYGGDSRCTCPPLPADGSKPLIPCEGKTSHVSYILMADKTDTNGDSHNNGKYAMYLTVTQPDQGGPNVIKPGENLNPVKTLRMRYDAWRKLQPASFK, encoded by the coding sequence ATGACACACCTGTCTCTGCTCCGCGCCCTCCGTCGCGCCGCGACGCTCCTTGCGCTGCTCGTCGCCTTCCCCAGTGCCGCCCACGCCACCTGGTCGGTCATCGCCATCGACATGGCCACCGGTCGGGTGGTCATCGCGTCGGCCACCTGCGTAAACAACAACGATGCCTTCCTGATGGGCATTCAAGCGGTGGTCGTGCCCGGCAAGGGGGTGGCGGCCTGTCAGGCGGGTGTGGACGGCACGCACGCCAACCAGATGCTGGTGTACGCCGAACTGCAGAAGGGCACCGATCCGGCGCGCATCATCGAGATGTTGTCGGCCGATCCCGCTTTCCAGACGAGGCAATTCGGCATTCTCGATTTGCAGGGACGGAGCGCCGGTCACTCCGGGCTCACCAACGGCTACGTGTCGCAGGACATTCAGGGTCGGGTGCCGGGCACGCAGATTTACTACTCCATTCAGGGAAACATCCTGCGGCCCGGTGAGGTCATCCCCAATGCCGTGCGGGCGTTTCTGTATACCAAGGGCGCGCTCACCGATCGCGTGATGGCGGCGCTGGAAACGGCCGATGCATACGGTGGAGACAGTCGCTGCACCTGCCCGCCGCTACCGGCTGACGGATCCAAGCCGCTCATTCCGTGCGAAGGCAAGACGTCGCATGTGTCGTACATTTTGATGGCCGACAAGACCGACACCAACGGCGACTCGCACAACAACGGCAAGTACGCGATGTACCTCACGGTGACGCAGCCCGATCAGGGTGGCCCGAACGTGATCAAGCCGGGCGAGAATCTGAATCCGGTGAAGACGCTGCGCATGCGGTATGACGCGTGGCGGAAGCTGCAGCCGGCGTCGTTCAAGTGA
- a CDS encoding AAA family ATPase, whose translation MPHSPAGRPAFLLRTLGAAELCEVDEHGHVRPRLLGPGKPLALLAYCCCSRDREHSRDFLASLLWDDTEPARSRQSLRQALWRLRRIVGDYLRTRDDAVLGVDGRVASDRDRFLDAVHAGDAATAVATYGGPFLAGLNAPGGDEFEDWAALERRHLEESLLRVAEPLAKQLAHSGRPAQVRELVERLMVLAPDSLDAHRIAVEMLLETDDRVGARRAADALESVAHSLGGRAPSSMEALVARARNTEASPSGERTTALVLDLVGRENAFSAALGAWGRARANDTQVVVLSGVPGIGKSRLLMAIAQRCRSKRTLSAMVRANPGEREVPFGFAAAIVRALAPLPGAAGVSGESARELVALDPGLGSRFATTPSLEDGGEAVRRRAFAVLDLLSAIVEQEPLALFLDDLHWADVASRQLLSIVLGRATDLSLLVVATTRGSAAAMFDQRLVTSLALLPLADDELVDAVRSSGSWPDTIASTHFMEMLTSVCDGIPLGVMERLALVRERGLLELVNGEWRSPDWAAATAAVALASPLDHQLNACTDIERAVLLSLAVAGTPLSEAVVARTVRTLTPDRRVTPTQRPRAMDASPTESALATLEVKGLVVRTAESWMPSHDVITERMLSLTSADERHACHVALAQALSETADIDGSARAVRHFLLGGDDQRAGAQLGRVIRRARAMGDRRRARDMLTELIGERLPDARINVVVRGVPLWDRVTTVKVRLIVATAVVVTALSLVTAWYFARQPALIATQSPTTSAGVPVLGPLVLRTIPSIVISTGGHSATSTVIHVHSLSPRTTIIAGDSVRSVQGVASFTALRYRRSDSVAVFRFEAPGFRSVEVSLRQWEYVQPGREPLSSTLRLVGGLAQGQQLDVNTRSIRVAPNELIQGFAQAEYSSLWAAASVWLSMTPTWGDPKREGRELFPVSTPAQHEIVDIPIAIKAPSIPGQYWLLYLLDAEPSGMFGLSRTNWTVEQPLWDDGNDFASTPDSVIRQANIAGTAFTTVAYPSTWARSSVADCTYPVNRDPSKAIKLCRRSTAMFGIEVIVK comes from the coding sequence ATGCCCCATTCGCCGGCCGGTCGTCCCGCCTTCCTGCTCCGCACCCTCGGCGCTGCGGAGCTGTGCGAGGTTGATGAACACGGTCATGTGCGGCCGCGATTACTGGGTCCTGGTAAACCACTGGCCCTGCTGGCCTACTGCTGCTGTTCGCGCGATCGGGAACACTCGCGCGATTTCCTGGCGTCGTTGCTGTGGGACGACACAGAGCCCGCGCGCTCCCGGCAGAGCCTTCGTCAGGCCCTGTGGCGATTGCGGCGAATTGTAGGAGACTACCTGCGCACCCGTGACGATGCGGTGCTTGGCGTGGATGGCCGGGTGGCCAGCGACCGCGATCGGTTTCTCGACGCCGTGCATGCGGGTGATGCTGCGACGGCGGTGGCCACGTATGGTGGACCGTTTCTGGCCGGCCTGAATGCGCCAGGTGGAGACGAGTTTGAAGACTGGGCGGCGCTTGAACGGCGACATCTGGAAGAATCGCTGTTGCGCGTGGCCGAACCGCTGGCCAAACAGTTGGCGCACAGCGGACGACCGGCCCAGGTGCGCGAACTGGTTGAGCGGCTGATGGTACTGGCACCTGACAGTCTGGACGCGCACCGGATTGCCGTCGAGATGCTGCTGGAGACAGACGATCGGGTCGGCGCCCGGCGTGCCGCGGACGCACTGGAATCGGTCGCGCACAGTCTTGGTGGTCGCGCGCCATCGTCGATGGAAGCACTTGTGGCGCGCGCACGGAACACAGAAGCGTCGCCGTCAGGCGAACGCACCACGGCGTTGGTGCTCGATCTGGTGGGTCGCGAAAACGCGTTCAGTGCCGCGCTGGGCGCATGGGGCCGCGCCCGCGCCAACGACACGCAGGTGGTGGTGCTCTCCGGCGTGCCCGGTATCGGGAAGAGTCGACTGCTGATGGCCATCGCCCAGCGATGCCGTTCCAAGCGCACCTTGAGTGCGATGGTACGCGCCAACCCGGGTGAACGGGAGGTGCCCTTCGGATTCGCGGCGGCCATTGTGCGCGCGCTGGCACCGTTGCCGGGGGCGGCCGGCGTGAGTGGCGAGAGCGCCCGTGAACTGGTGGCCCTCGATCCGGGTCTGGGATCACGTTTCGCCACCACCCCGTCCCTCGAAGACGGTGGCGAGGCCGTCCGCCGACGGGCCTTTGCCGTACTCGACCTGTTATCGGCCATCGTGGAGCAGGAACCGCTCGCACTATTCCTCGATGATCTGCACTGGGCCGATGTCGCGTCGCGACAGTTGCTGTCCATCGTGCTGGGACGCGCCACCGATCTGTCGCTGCTGGTTGTCGCCACCACGCGCGGATCGGCGGCGGCCATGTTCGATCAACGCCTCGTAACCTCGCTGGCGCTCCTGCCTCTGGCCGACGATGAACTGGTTGACGCCGTTCGCAGCTCGGGGTCGTGGCCGGACACGATTGCCTCCACGCACTTCATGGAGATGCTCACCAGCGTCTGTGACGGAATTCCGTTGGGGGTCATGGAGCGGCTGGCGCTGGTCCGCGAGCGCGGATTGCTGGAGCTGGTGAACGGCGAATGGCGGTCGCCCGATTGGGCCGCGGCAACGGCCGCCGTCGCGCTCGCTTCGCCACTCGATCACCAGCTCAACGCCTGCACCGACATCGAACGCGCCGTGCTGCTTTCGCTTGCCGTGGCCGGCACACCGCTTTCCGAAGCAGTCGTTGCGCGCACCGTCCGCACGTTGACACCGGACCGCCGCGTGACCCCCACACAACGTCCGCGGGCGATGGATGCATCGCCGACCGAGTCGGCACTGGCCACGCTGGAGGTGAAGGGACTGGTGGTGCGTACCGCCGAGTCGTGGATGCCCAGTCACGACGTCATCACCGAGCGCATGCTGTCGTTGACATCGGCCGACGAACGGCATGCCTGTCACGTCGCCTTGGCGCAGGCGTTGAGCGAGACCGCCGATATTGACGGGTCGGCTCGCGCGGTGCGCCACTTCCTGCTGGGTGGCGACGACCAGCGCGCCGGTGCGCAGTTGGGTCGTGTGATACGGCGTGCGCGGGCCATGGGTGACCGTCGACGCGCGCGCGACATGCTGACGGAGTTGATTGGTGAGCGCCTGCCCGATGCGCGCATCAACGTGGTGGTGCGCGGCGTGCCGTTGTGGGACCGCGTGACGACCGTCAAAGTGCGACTTATCGTCGCGACCGCCGTGGTCGTGACCGCGCTCAGTCTGGTAACCGCCTGGTATTTCGCCAGACAGCCCGCGCTGATAGCCACGCAAAGTCCGACAACATCGGCGGGCGTACCCGTGCTCGGCCCGTTGGTGCTGCGCACGATTCCGTCAATCGTGATTTCCACCGGAGGCCACTCGGCAACATCAACGGTCATCCACGTTCACTCGCTCAGCCCGCGCACCACAATCATCGCCGGGGATTCCGTCCGCTCGGTGCAAGGCGTCGCGTCGTTCACGGCATTGCGCTACCGACGCAGCGATTCCGTCGCAGTGTTTCGGTTTGAGGCCCCTGGCTTTCGATCGGTAGAGGTTTCCCTGCGACAGTGGGAGTATGTGCAGCCGGGTCGCGAGCCCTTGTCATCAACCTTGCGATTGGTCGGTGGTCTCGCGCAAGGCCAACAGCTTGATGTCAACACCCGATCGATCCGCGTTGCTCCGAATGAACTCATCCAGGGATTCGCGCAGGCGGAATACTCGAGTCTCTGGGCCGCGGCCTCGGTGTGGTTGTCCATGACACCCACGTGGGGTGATCCGAAGCGCGAGGGTCGCGAACTGTTCCCGGTCTCAACGCCTGCGCAACACGAAATTGTTGATATCCCCATTGCCATCAAAGCACCGTCCATCCCCGGTCAATATTGGTTGCTCTACCTGCTGGATGCTGAACCGTCGGGAATGTTTGGACTGTCGCGTACCAACTGGACCGTCGAGCAGCCGCTGTGGGATGATGGGAATGATTTCGCGTCGACCCCCGATTCAGTCATTCGCCAGGCCAACATCGCAGGGACCGCCTTTACTACCGTTGCGTATCCTTCGACGTGGGCCCGATCTTCGGTGGCGGACTGCACGTATCCTGTGAATCGCGACCCGTCGAAGGCCATCAAGCTATGTCGTCGAAGCACAGCGATGTTCGGCATCGAAGTCATCGTGAAGTAG
- a CDS encoding YbhB/YbcL family Raf kinase inhibitor-like protein: MRVAMAIAVLSGVSVDATHAQTPPTSPTPAVQPPARAAAGRGRGGVRVMTLTSTAFADGAQIPAKHAQTGRDVSPPLAWSGAPDSTQSFVLMVHDADAAIGDGTDDLLHWMVWNIPGSATSLAEGIPQGTPTGMTLRQISGTGPYYRGPAAPASGPAHHYVFELYALDVMLNVPAVGASPPATRSAVMAAMATHIRGKGVLVGLYRRPAP, encoded by the coding sequence ATGCGCGTGGCCATGGCGATCGCGGTGCTGAGCGGGGTGAGTGTCGACGCGACGCACGCGCAGACGCCGCCGACATCACCCACGCCAGCGGTGCAGCCACCGGCCCGCGCGGCCGCTGGCCGGGGACGTGGCGGGGTGCGCGTGATGACGCTGACCTCGACGGCGTTTGCCGACGGCGCACAGATCCCGGCGAAGCATGCACAAACCGGACGCGACGTATCGCCGCCACTGGCCTGGAGTGGTGCGCCCGACTCGACGCAGAGTTTCGTGCTGATGGTACACGACGCCGATGCGGCGATTGGTGATGGCACCGACGACCTGCTGCACTGGATGGTGTGGAATATTCCCGGCAGTGCGACGTCACTGGCCGAGGGCATTCCGCAGGGCACGCCCACTGGGATGACCCTGCGGCAGATCAGTGGCACGGGACCGTACTATCGTGGTCCGGCGGCGCCGGCCAGCGGCCCGGCGCATCACTACGTGTTCGAGCTGTATGCGCTGGACGTGATGCTGAATGTGCCGGCCGTTGGTGCGTCGCCGCCGGCAACACGGAGCGCGGTGATGGCAGCGATGGCGACGCACATTCGCGGCAAGGGCGTGCTGGTGGGGTTGTACCGACGACCGGCGCCGTAG
- a CDS encoding aldo/keto reductase — translation MSVPTVSLAPDYAIPRLIKGGWQLAGGHGTVDRDGAIADMMAFANAGITAFDCADIYTGVEALIGDFLNAWRSMHGVSAAPIRVHTKCVPDLSALPTLRRADIEHLIDRSRQRLGVETLDLVQLHWWDYDVPGVEQAALHLAALQRDGKIRHIGVTNMDTPHLRALLDAGVPVVSNQVQCSLLDRRALGDMATLCAERGVALLAYGALAGGLFHERWLGVAKPEPPFENRSLVKYTLIVDEFGGWDAFQALLRALRDIARAHDTTIGAVAIRCVLDEPAVAAAIVGARHARHLPDTLAALELHLRHEERGALHALLEHASGPSGDVYALERTKGGRHAAIMRYNLNTA, via the coding sequence GTGAGCGTACCAACCGTATCGCTCGCGCCTGACTACGCTATCCCGCGCCTGATCAAGGGCGGGTGGCAACTGGCCGGCGGACATGGTACGGTCGATCGCGACGGCGCCATCGCCGACATGATGGCATTCGCCAATGCCGGCATCACGGCGTTCGACTGCGCCGATATTTACACCGGCGTCGAAGCGCTTATCGGCGACTTCCTGAACGCCTGGCGTTCGATGCATGGCGTGTCGGCGGCGCCCATTCGCGTGCACACCAAATGCGTGCCCGATCTATCCGCATTGCCCACGCTGCGTCGGGCCGACATCGAGCACCTGATCGATCGGTCGCGACAACGGTTGGGCGTCGAGACGCTGGATCTCGTGCAGCTGCACTGGTGGGACTACGACGTGCCCGGCGTCGAGCAGGCGGCGTTGCACCTTGCCGCCCTGCAGCGCGACGGCAAAATCCGCCACATCGGCGTGACCAACATGGACACCCCGCACCTGCGCGCCCTGCTCGATGCGGGCGTGCCTGTGGTGTCAAATCAAGTGCAGTGCTCACTGCTGGACCGGCGCGCGCTTGGCGACATGGCCACCCTGTGCGCAGAACGCGGAGTGGCGCTGCTGGCCTACGGCGCGCTGGCCGGTGGCTTGTTTCATGAACGCTGGCTGGGTGTCGCGAAGCCGGAACCGCCATTCGAGAATCGTTCGCTGGTGAAATACACCCTCATCGTTGACGAATTTGGCGGGTGGGATGCGTTTCAGGCGCTGCTGCGCGCGCTGCGTGACATTGCACGCGCGCACGATACCACGATTGGCGCCGTGGCCATTCGCTGTGTGCTGGACGAGCCGGCAGTAGCCGCGGCCATTGTCGGCGCCCGACACGCACGGCATCTGCCGGACACGCTGGCCGCACTCGAGCTGCACTTGCGCCATGAGGAACGCGGCGCACTGCACGCGCTGCTGGAACATGCCAGCGGACCGTCGGGTGATGTGTATGCGCTGGAACGCACCAAAGGCGGCCGCCATGCGGCGATCATGCGCTACAACCTGAACACCGCGTGA
- the rlmN gene encoding 23S rRNA (adenine(2503)-C(2))-methyltransferase RlmN, whose translation MTVVPFNLYDLTREQLRAQLVHWDLNPVHVARLWNYLYIEHVASLEAMSELPPKLRARLDAHTTLGALPTALETDSSDGFTRKYLLALHDNQRIETVLMRYAGRVTACVSSQVGCAMGCVFCATGQMGYTRHLTAGEIVAQAVHVARAVQHAARSGPSARLRNVVLMGMGEPLHNYDAVMHAIDILRDNSGLSLGADRITLSTVGVVPGILRLAQENRALRLAVSLHAATQEERAALVPVARKWPLDELMAACRTYSETTGRRIFYEWTLIDGQNDSPAHARAVGELLRGLNAQVNLIPLNPTAGYAGAPTHHAAARAFQVVLAEEFTLPSTVRQRRGIDIAAGCGQLAVIERG comes from the coding sequence GTGACGGTCGTGCCTTTCAATCTGTACGATCTCACGCGTGAGCAGCTCCGCGCGCAGCTGGTGCACTGGGATCTCAATCCGGTGCACGTGGCGCGACTCTGGAACTACCTCTACATCGAGCACGTCGCCTCACTCGAGGCTATGTCCGAGCTGCCACCCAAGCTCCGCGCGCGACTCGACGCCCACACCACCCTCGGCGCCCTGCCCACAGCGCTCGAAACCGATTCGTCCGACGGCTTCACGCGGAAGTACCTGCTGGCACTCCACGACAATCAGCGCATCGAAACGGTGCTCATGCGCTACGCGGGGCGCGTGACGGCCTGCGTCAGTTCGCAGGTGGGGTGCGCCATGGGGTGCGTGTTCTGCGCCACGGGTCAGATGGGCTACACGCGCCACCTTACTGCGGGCGAGATCGTCGCCCAGGCGGTTCACGTGGCCCGCGCCGTGCAACACGCCGCGCGGTCCGGTCCATCGGCGCGCCTGCGCAATGTGGTGTTGATGGGCATGGGCGAGCCGCTGCACAACTACGACGCCGTCATGCACGCCATCGACATCCTGCGCGACAACAGCGGCCTGTCACTCGGCGCCGATCGCATCACCCTCAGCACAGTGGGTGTCGTGCCGGGCATTTTGCGACTGGCGCAGGAGAATCGCGCACTCCGTCTGGCCGTGTCGCTGCACGCCGCCACCCAAGAGGAGCGCGCCGCGCTGGTGCCCGTGGCACGCAAGTGGCCGCTGGATGAATTGATGGCCGCCTGCCGCACCTACAGCGAAACCACCGGGCGTCGCATCTTCTACGAGTGGACGCTGATTGACGGACAAAACGATTCGCCGGCGCACGCCCGTGCCGTTGGCGAACTGCTGCGCGGCTTGAACGCGCAGGTCAATCTCATTCCGCTCAACCCCACCGCCGGGTATGCCGGCGCGCCAACGCACCACGCCGCGGCGCGTGCGTTTCAGGTGGTACTGGCCGAGGAGTTCACGTTGCCCAGTACCGTCCGGCAGCGACGGGGGATTGATATCGCGGCCGGGTGCGGGCAACTCGCGGTGATCGAGCGCGGATAG